Within the Thermanaeromonas toyohensis ToBE genome, the region CTTTAGCCCCTGCTCTGTAGTAGTAGCATAGATAATACGAGAAATAACATCATCGCCAAAGCGCGACTGGCGGTTGTAAGTACCTCCCTGAGCGATAATGCGCCCCTTTATCAGGTCTACTAGGGCCACGGCTACAGTGGTGGTACCTAGATCTATGGCAACTCCATAAATGTCCTTTTCGTTGGCCGAAGTTACTCGGATAACCTCTGCTTGGCCGTTAAGCCGGGCCAGGCTTACAGCCACCCGCCAGTCAGCCTGACGCAGGGCTTCGGCTAGTTCCTGCAAAGTAGATAGGCTGACTTTAATGCTAGTTTCTGGGAAATAACGCCGCAGGGCTGTCTGGACTCGGCTCCAATCGCTAGCATTTTCGGTTAGAGTAGGCGGTTCTAATTCTAGGGATACTACTTCACATAAAGGCTGGAGGGTACAGGGGCTTTCTACACTCGCTCCCTGCTTATCATCGAGTAAGACCTGATGCTCATCCAGGCGTGAATCCTTGGGTACTTCCACCTGGACATCGCCCAGCACTTTGGTGCGGCAAGCCAGGACATACCCTTCACCAGGTAGGGACAACTTCCGACGAGCGGGTTCACTGGCTACATGACCTTCTTTGACGCGTACTACACATCGGCCACAGCTTCCCTGACCGCCACAGGTACTTTTTAGAGCGATACCTGCCTCGGCTGCGGCTTCCAGCAAAGTAGTTCCTGCAGGCACGCTAATTTCTATTCCTTCTGGCCAAAATGTAACCCTGTACTCCTCCATACAGCAGCTCTTACCCCCTTACAGGCTCTAAAGGCCTTTAAGCAAAGTTATTACGGGCAAAGGAGGGGATACCAGAGGATTCCCGCGGTCCTACTAATACTTTCCAACCAGTCAAGTCTTCCAACTTCCCTTTAAGAACTGCTACTACTCCTGGAATAACTAGGGTACGGTGCTTAACTTTGTTTTCAATACCTAACTTCTTTATAACACTAGCAATTTTTTCTGCATCGAATTTGCCGTCAGCGTAGGCCGTCAGCACAGAAAGGCCATTGGTATCTACGGGAATAATATAGCCAGGGATCCTGCTGCTTTCCACTTCACCTTCCACCGAATAATAGGTAAGGGAGAAGTTAGTAGTGATATACACAGGAGAGTTTTCGTTGACCTCGCCCACCTCGTAGATCTTTTCCTCCACCCGGATGGGAACCTGGGGATCAGTATAGAGGTTCTGCCTCCAGGAAAGGAGAGGTAAGAGATGAGCCTTGGCTATGGTATTGAGCACTATCAAGCTGGCATACTTAGCAATATAGTTTACTGCTTCTAGGACTTCGGCCAAAGGATCGCTAGAAGTGGTTAACGCTATAATGGGATAGCCAAAGGGGCGGAAGCGTTTCTTTATGGCCAGCCGCCGGATCTGGGTGAAGTCTGCCACCGCCCGGGAAAGGCTCCGGGCTCCTGGATCTAGGACCAATTGCTTATACCCTAAACCCGCAATCTTTTCCACCAGCCCTGCGAGTTCCTCTAGATCAGAGCCTCTAACGGCCAAGGGGCAGCCGTGCTCCTTAGCTAGGGAAACCATGGCTTCATAATTGCTGGCGTTAGCCGCATAGAGCAAAGGTTTGCGGGCCGCAACTTTCGGTAGCACTGGGCTTAATACAGCCGGGTCCTCGACCATCAAAACCAGATTTAGGTCGGTGTTAGCTGCTATCAGTTCCACTGCTCGTGCAAAGCTCCCCGGTTCTGGAGCCTCATGGGTGATGGCTATAGCCTGGACCGTGTAATGCTGGCCGACACGATCAAAGGAAAGATCGTTGATGGCCTGCACCCGGGAGAGGATCTCCTCCTCAGATAAGGCATCGCTCACCCGCAAGGCTATGGCCGGTTCATGGTAAAAACGCTTATCATGACGGAAGAGTTCCGTTTCATCCCCCATCTCTACCGCTTTATCCCCAGTGCCTAAGATAACTTTGGCTATAGGGGGAGCAGCAGCAGACTCCAGCGCTTCTCGCGCTTCAGGAGAAACATAGGGGCAGGCATCTAAGCTCGCTTTACCTGCAGCCAGGTTCATGGCAAAGGCCAGGCAGGTAGGGGTACCGCACTCCCCGCAGTTCTTTTTGGGTAGTTGTTTGTAGATTTCTAACCCCGTCAAAGCCATGCTCGATAACCCCTTTCTCCTAACGTGGTCTTCTGAAAAAGCCGAACCCTTTCCCGGGGGAAGGGGGCTCCCCTTCCCCGGAAAGGTAAGACCTACCTACATCAGCGGGTCCATAGTTAAAGCAGGATGTCCTTTCTCCTCTAAGAAGGGAAGGATTTCTTCTACTGTGGTCCCTATGGTCTCATCGGCTATTTTATCTATGAAGTCCTCGCCCAAACCCTCTTCAATGCTACGTTGGATGAAGTCTTCTCGGAGGTATTCCTTTAAGGACTTTGGCATCCAGACGATACGGGCAATACCACCATCGGCGGCTATGAATTTCTTACTAACAATGTACCGGCGGCCTATACCCATAAAGCCCGGCGTCTGTACACCACCACCTATCATACCTGCTAAAGTGGAGAAAGTCATCCCCGACGGTGTCATACCCGGATGATCGCGGGTAGTAATCATGATGCCGTTACATTCTGGTATCACAGCCATAATAGCTTCAAAACACCCACAGGAAGTCATAGGATTCTCCATAAGGGTGTAAAGGCAGACCTGCTCCAAGTTACGGTTAGAGGCGATGTAGAGGTAATCATTAACGCTCTTCCAGATACCCTTAATGGGATCAATTTCACCTTCTTTAGGAATGGGCTGGTTAGGCCCTGCGGGGTTGATTTCATGGGAAGCCTTAGCGTCCAACCAAGTTACCGCTCCACATAGGCCCAGCCTTTCTGGAGTAATTATGCATACATGGTTAGGAGCAAAGGACTGGCAGAGGACGCAGGAATAGAAAGTATCTACCGCTTCGTCCGTCAGGCCCCGCATACGGTCGTCACGCTGCTTATATTTCTCCAAAGCCTGGGCCATTTCCTTTTTTACCACTTCTTCGTCGGTAATAATGGTCACTTGTACCCGGTCTACTATGGCCGGGAACTCTTCCTTCATCTTAGCAATGAGGATGTCACCATAATGCTTGAAGCGGAAGCCTTTGGCCACAGCTTCTTTACTTACTCGCAGCCAGTTGATGGCGCGCTGGCCAGTATGCCACAGGCCCTCACCATAGTTAATAAAGTCGTGAATACGGCGTTCCAGCACTCCTTCAAAGTCTTCCTGCATTTTACGCCCATAAATATCCACTATTATCCCTAAGGGGAGGACGCTTCCCTCAGGGACATCGGTAATGTCTGGACCTATAAGTTCAATCTTGCCGTCGGTAATTTGATCTTCAGGTACACTTCGCACGAGTTCAAACGCTGGACTGCGGGTGCCACCCATTTCCACATACATATCATGCTTACGGATGCTTTCGCCCTCGAAGGCCGGGCCGAAGTTGATGGGAAGATCAAGCTTAATTTTAGTAAGCTTGATACCCCGGACCTCCATGGCTATCTGGATCATCTTGTCATAATCCTGGACGCTGAAGAACCAATCTGGTATTGTCTCATCCTCGTCCAGGGGTTGATCGGTTATAACCGGGAAGCCGGTGAAGATGGCACCAAAGGCTGCCGCCGTTTTGACCATATCCCGCTCCCCTAGGTACAGGACAAAGGCGCGGATGCGGCGGCGCTGGTAATCACGCTGCTCGTCCCGGGCTCCAGGGGGCACGTTACCAAACATCATACCAGCCCGCAGGGCATAATTGGCCGCGTGGACTATCTGGGTAAAGTTGCCTAAGGGATAGGCTATATAGTCTATGCCTAATTTTACGTTCTCCTCCAGGAGCTGTTCCACAGCCTCATCGCAGATGAAAAGCATAAAGCCCATGCCCATGAGTTCTTGAACCATCTTGGCCAAGGCTTTAGAATCCCTTGCTCGACCCAGAATAATAGCCTCACCGGGGATGGTCCAGTCCACCATCTTGATGCCATAACGCCGGACCACAGGATCACCGATGAACCCTGTCCAAGGTTCGGGTGCCAGGGGTTCTTCTGGCTTGTATTTAAGGTAACGGAGGGCTTCTATAATTTCCGCCGCATACCAGGTGGCTTCCCCGGCCAGGCGGGCATTTTCGAAGGTTAACTCAGATTTAATTTGGGCCCGCTTACGATTGAGGATAGGCGGAAGATCACCTAGCTTGGTCACCTCTTCGCCGCTAAAACAGCGGATGACCGGTAGATAATATGCTGTATCCGGATAACCCACTGGATGGTCCGGTCCATATTCCTTTATGGCCCGATTAAGCAGGATTTCCGCATAACTTACAGCCGTGATGGCGCCGTGATATACCTCTCGGAATAGTTTGACTGGGTTTTTCCCCTCCGGGATGGCCCCTTCGTAAATTTTATCGAAATCCACCGCCATTTTCCTCTCCCCCCTTAGTAACCCTGGTAAAGCTTAGTGCCGTAGCGCTCAGCCACCGCCCGGTGAACGCCCATTTTCCAAGTACGGTATTCCAAAGCGTTTAAAATCTTGCGCGCTGCTACCCGGGGATCCATCTCGAAAATAAAGTACCCGCCGTAGACATCGCTAGCTATTTGGGTAAGGAGGCTATAGATTAAGTCGCTGCCCTCTACTGGCGGCATGCATCCTACGTGGGTGGGGAGCCCTAAGGCCACACACCAGGTTCCTATGCTAGTAGCTTTGCCGCTCATAGCTTCCGGTGCTGAAGCGGCAAAGGGGACCTTAGGGGTATCTACGCCCAGGTCGTTGGCCATGGCCATAAGAAGATCCGAGGCCCTAGTATTGTCCACACAGGAACCCAGGTGGAAGACCGGCGGGAGGCCTATGCTTATGTCAGCCTTTTCAGCAACTCTATAAAGGAAGCGCTTGAGACCTTCACCACACAGCTCATCGACTTTAGCTGGGTCCATAAGCCCTAGCTTAGCTGCTGACTGGGCCGAGCAGCCCGTAGCTATGACAAAAACATTGTTCTTGAGAAGCTCCTGCATGATGGTCAAGTGGGAGGCGTCCTGGTAAACCTTAAGGTTATTGCAGCCGGCCATAAGGCAAACGCCGGCCAGTTCTCCTGAGAGAATGGCTTCGTTTAACACCCGTACAGGATTTTCAGGATTTATAGTAGCGAAGAGCTTAAAGAGGGCTTCCAGGCTCCAGCCTGCTACCACTGTATTTTTGATGGAGGGGATGTAGACCTCGCGTCCGCTCTCCTTTCTTTCTTTAAAGGCTTCGATCCCCAAACGCAGGGCTTGTTTGGCTTTCTCCAGGGCATTATGGGTATCAAATTCTAGGTGGTAGGATCCAGGAATTTTGGCGATATCCGAGGTGGTAATTATACGAGTATGGAAGCATTCGGCCACTGCCTGGAGACCAGGCATGATACATTGCACATCCACGCACATGGCGTCTACCGCTCCAGTGCAGATGGCTAGCTCTTGGGAGGCGTAGGAGGTTACCAGGGGAATACCCTGCCGCATAAGCACCTCGTTACCTGTACAGCATATACCTACCAAGTTAATGCCCTTGGCTCCTACAGCTTTAGCTTCCCCTTCTATCTCCTGGGCGGCTTGGACAATCATTTCGCTTAATAGAGGGTTATGCCCATGGACCACAAAATTAACCTTGTCCGGGTCCAGGACCCCCATGTTAGATTGACTAACGATGGGAGACGGGGTACCGAAGAGAATATCGGAAATATCGGTGGCAATATGCATACCTGCGTAATCAGCCAGCCCTACACGGATGGCGCTAAAGACCAGGTTGACAGGATCATCATCATTACCTATATGGGCCTGGCTGGCGAGATCAGAGATGGTGGCATGGATACCGTGGGGCATTACATTGTGGGTACGGAATTTTTCTACCCGGCCAGGAGTAACAGTGGTAGTGACCCAGGTGGAATCACCCATGCCCTTTAACCGGCTGAAATCTTCTAGGGCTTTCCAGGCGAGCTCCCGGACTAGCTCTTTTTCTGATTTTCCTTCTACAGTGATACCCACCCGGCGGCATACCTGGTAAAGCTTTTCCTTATCTTTGATGGTATAGTCCGACGCCTGGCCTTCGGCCACTTCCAGCAAAGTATGAGCTAAATGGTTACCGTGTTCAGAATGGGCAGCTGCACCAGTTAGGATCATGAGACCTACGCTCCGGGCCACCACAGTCCAGGGAGAGGCTCCGCATATACCCCGGCTTCCGGGACCCGAATCGCTTTTTATACGGCAGGGACCAGCCATACAGAAGCGGCAGCAGACCCCTTCATATCCGAATTTGCACTGGGGTTGTTGGGCCACAAAACGGTCAAAGGCAGTTATAACATTGGTCTTTTTGCTGTATTCCAGCACCTCCAGCGCTGCGGGATCAATGGTCCGTTCCCGCTTTTTAGGATCGGGTACCCGGGGAGCACCTGAAGGTCGGCTGGTGTGGGTGACATCGCGAAACCTAGGCATTTTTTCTTACCTCCTCGGTAGGAGTTTAATAAGTATGGTTCAACTCTGTCTTCTGGACCATGGCCAGCAAATGGTGACCTACGGCTTCCAAGGCAAGGCTAAAGGCGGAGGGTTTTTCCAGATTTCCACCACTCCAGACTTGTTCTTCGAAGGGAAGTATCCCTAACAAATCTTCCTGGAACTCCTGACGGAAGAGTTCCTCTTCCTGGGGATACCGTACCTTATTGGCTATGAATTTTATCCGAGAGATGCCCAGCTCCCTGGCTAGTCCTTCTACTACCCGAGCCGTCCGCAAACTTACTGGGGAAGGCTCGGTTACAACTAACATAACATCTACCCCTCGGGCTGTTCCCCGGGTAAGATGTTCGATACCCGCACTCATATCCAAAACCACCATTTCTTGGCGCCGAAGCAAAAGGGAGTTTATAAGAGCATTTAAGACTGCGTTTTCCCGGCAGTAACACGTGGTCCCTGCCTGCTTCACAGTTCCCATCTTAAAAAACAAGATGTTACCGTGTTCGAGGGTATAATCGGCAAGAAGATCATCTACGTTAGGGTTTAAGGAGAAAAAAGCGCCTTCTCCCCCTGTACGCTTAGCGATTACCTCCCGCATATCCACAATAGGCTTAAGAGATTCCACCTGTTCTTCGGGCAACCCCAAAACTATTCCAAGGCTTGCGTCCGGGTCTGCATCTACGGCGTAAACGCGTAAACCCTGGGAAGCGAAGAACTTAATTAACCCAGCAGCTATGGTGGTCTTACCTACCCCACCTTTACCAGAGATGGCTAGCTTCACCTTTAATATCCTCCAGCTAATTGTATAATCCGTTTAGATTTCCGAATACTATAAGCCGACACTTAGTGAAATTCGTCACAACATCCGATTTTCCTGCTGCCCTAGGTTGAATTTCTGTTTAAGAATTTGCCTATTGTTCCAAAGGAAGCAAAACATTCAACCCCGCCTTTCATCCTTTCAGCCTAATTATACTACATTTCAGGAAAAAGGGGATATAAATTTCGTTAATTGTTTAAATGGTGAAATGAATTGCAAACTAGTTACTCTGCTTTGACGACTTTGTTACCAGGAAGTACAGGTCCTGGAAGCCAGCTTGGCATTAATCATACCGTGCGGAATAGACTTTTGTCAATAGAAACTCGATTTGACCCATAAATAAGTACTGACGTAGAGCCAGCAGTACCTATCTCCCCCTTAACAGATTAGCCCGGCAATACAACCGGGCTCATGTTTTGTGTGCCCGGCATGGGCGTTGGCTATAGGGTGGAAGTCCCGAACGACGAAGGTAGCAGTAGTCGTTAGCTTAAGGCAAGGGTGTCCGCCGTGAGGCGGAATCCGAAGGAAGCCGGCGGCAAACCTCCGGTCCGACGAACAGGAACCGCATAGGAGGCTAACAGCAGTTGGATGAGCTTGCGAACCAAAGCGAAGTCCTTGCTACCGAAGGCTGCTGAGAGTATATGCGGCGGATGGATGGAGGGAAAGTCAACGCTCTTACCCGGGGAGGCCTGCCAGGTATGCCAGGTAACCTGGTAACCTGCACTGGAAGGTGCGGTTGAACTGGCAGGAGTCAGCAGAGGTCATAGTACCTCTCTCAGACGTCAGAGGGAGGGAAGGACCGAACATAAGGACAGGGAGGCACTTTATGAGTTCGAGAGAAGGGCGAAGACAGCCGAAAATCCTGGAAGGGAGCTACCCACGGGAGGAAGCGGTGAATCTGCGGGGGACCGTGGGAGTGCCTAGTCCTTCTCCGGCACGAGTAGGGGAGCCACCCTGCGGGGACGGTACCGACCTGATGGAGAAGGTGGTAGAGCGGAGCAACATGCTTCGCGCCCTGCGCCGGGTAGAGAGCAACAAAGGAGCGGCTGGTGTAGACGGCATGGAGATAAAATCCCTTCGACCATACCTCAAGGAGCACTGGCTGAGGATAAGGGAAGAGTTGCTCAAGGGAACCTATAGGCCGCAGCCGGTACGGAGGGTCGAAATCCCGAAACCCGACGGAGGCGTAAGGCTATTAGGGATACCCACGGTGCTGGACCGCCTGATCCAACAGGCCCTTTTACAAGCGTTAACGCCGATTTTTGACCCGGGTTTCTCAGAACATAGTTTTGGCTTTAGGCCGGGCAGGAACGCCCACCAGGCGGTAAAAGAAGCCCAGGGGTATATTCGAGAGGGATACAGGTATGTGGTGGACCTGGACTTAGAGAAATTCTTTGACCGGGTAAACCACGACATTCTCATGGCCAGGGTAGCCCGGAAAGTTAAGGACAAGAGAGTACTGAAGCTTATCCGTGCTTACCTTAAGGCAGGGGTCATGGTGGGTGGTATCTGTATAACCTCAGAGGAAGGAACGCCGCAAGGAGGGCCGTTAAGCCCACTTTTAGCCAACATAATCCTTGACGATCTGGACAAGGAGTTAGAGAGACGGGGTCACAAATTTGTCCGTTATGCGGATGACTGCAACATATACGTAAAGAGCCAAAGGGCAGGACTTCGCGTAATAGAGAGCGTGAAAAGGTTTGTAGAGGGGCGACTAAAGCTCAAAGTCAATATGGAGAAGAGTGCAGTAGACCGGCCATGGAGAAGGAAATTTTTAGGCTTCTCCTTCACCTGGGAACGGGAACCGAGGATAAGGCTAGCGCCCAAGACGATAAAGCGGTTTAAGGATAGGATACGGCAGATAACGAGGCGGAACTGGAGTATAGAGCTTAAGCAGCGCATAGAGCTTTTGAACACTTATCTTAAGGGATGGATAGGGTACTTTCGGCTAATAGACACGAGAAGCACTCTGGAAGCGTTGGATGAATGGATAAGGCGACGGCTCAGGATGTGTCTGTTAAAACAATGGAGGAAACCCCGCACCAGGAGACGTAACTTAGTAGCGCTAGGGATACCTGAAGACTGGGCGAGCCTTATAAGCGAGTCCCGGAAAGGGTACTGGCGGCTGGCGAACACTCCCCAAGTGAATAAGGCCCTTGGCCTTAAATATTGGAAAGACCAAGGGCTGACGAGCTTAGTTGAACGGTACTTAGAACTTCGTAGCGCCTTATGAACCGCCGTATACCGAACGGTACGTACGGTGGTGTGGGGGGACGGGGGTTAGCCACCCCCTCCTACCCGATAAGATTAATCTACAATATCTTCAGCCACCATTTCGTAATACATTCGTTTTTGAAACTGATCATCATCAAAATCATTTATGCTACTTTGGTTTCCAGTTAAGCCGTATATTACTTTTACCAAATCAGCTTTATTTAATCTCCTACCTACTTCTTGTAACTCGCTTACTTTAGCTTCCTTTAATATTTGTAATAACAATTCAACTTTGTTTATCATATAAAGCTTCATTTTGTTACCTCCCTACTTGCGAGTAATGAACTCAAACAGAGCTCTAGCAGCAGCTTCCGGACCTTTAAGTTCATATCCTCGCAATCCTAGCTGCGTTCTAATTTGACCGATTCTTACATTTGTAGCTAGCATTTGGCTAAAGTATTTCCTTGCTAACGCATCGTGCTGCTCGCGTTTTTGAGGAGCGCCAAAGGGATTCGCAAAGTACGTATGAGTTAGTCCTTCTTCGTCTGTGGTACCTTTGGATAGTCTTGCCCCCTCGCTGAAGATTTCCAGAGCAGTTTCTATATCATTAAACAACTCGATATAAGGATGCTGTTCATCAACGGGTTCATAGTTATTTGCATAAAGGAAAAAGTCTACAGGATAACCCGCCACGATTTCTTGGTATTTTGTTATAGGTATTACTAACCGGGCGTTCTTCTTATGAGGATTCATGAATATACTTCTATCTATCTCTTCATAGGCAAAGCCTGGAGATAGATCATCCAAGCGAACAAATGCTCCTATTTCTGTTCCGATTGCTATTACTTGACCTTGGTCATTTAACCTGAGCGATCCCATATCATCGAAAATTATGGTTAACTTTCGCATATAAATGTCAGCCAGAACTCGGAAGGCTTCCAGAGTTTCTGATTTCCCAGCTCCGCTATCTCCAACTAGGATTATGTTAGCGCTTTCGCCTGTACGCATAACAATTCGGGCCATAGCGCCGTGGACAGGAAGATATCCGCGGTCTATAGCAATAATGTTGTGTAAGGTTAAAGCCATTTTCTTAAAATAACCAAAGTAGTCTACGTCATCGGTACGCCCAATAAACCCAAGCACTATACCCGATTTTTTGTCTTCAAAATAACACGTTTGTTTCTTGCCTAAAGCTTCAGGTTCTACCCCGAAAACTAAAATACCATCTGGTCTCCGCCTAAAGATTTCCCCAGGTTCAGCTAGTTCAAAAAGGTTCGATAAACTAGACCCTAAGGGTAGGTAACGCTTATGGAAATAGATAAATATAACAAGATCTCCAACTTTAGCAGGATAACAGAGCCAATCGTTAGGTTTAAGGGTTACACGAAACAGCGGATTCTCGGGTACTGGGAGGAAAACTCCTTTACGATAATTGCGCTTAGGGTAATAGACGAGTGGAGGTTCGATCACTACGAGCCGTATAAAAGGTATTTCTTGTAAGGGTTCGTATTCTGGAGCCGGAACGTCCCAAACAATCTTTTCAGCTAAGATCTCCACCCCTGCCCCGCAAGGTAGCTGGCGGTAGACTCGGGGAAGTTTATCCATTAGGTTGGCGCAGATTTGTCGGTATGTTTCCAACACTAGATTCTTAAACCTCTCGCTTAACTTGATAAACTTTCTGTGGTCGGTTCTCGTTTCGCCCATTTGGTATTGACCGCCGTCTAAAATTAAGAAACGAGCATGTTTTCTCCAGAAGTTGTAAAGTCCTTCAATAAAATCATAAAGAAGGACAGGGTTCGCCAGCACCAGAGCATATTTAGGGTACCTTCTTACGATTTCGGTAGGGCGGTACTCCGTTAGCAACAACAGCAGATCAGAAAAGGAGTCTATGTCATAGTTATCTTGTACTGTACATTGAAAGGATTTAAGGATTTCCAACTCAGGTGCCTTGCGTTCTTCCAGTTGGCTTAAGAATTTACGTAGAAGGCATTTAAAAGGCTGACTTTTTAACATATCGGCTGCTGTCTCACATGGAACTGGCCCCAGGATTATAATGTTACTTTCTTTTGCTTCCTCTCCCATTGATAACCCCTCCTTATGGAATAAAAAAAGGTCAACATGCCCGCCTTCTGTAGCTAAAGGCAAAGCTGTTGACCCGCTATCCGGTAGTTCTTCTGTTTCCAGACCAACTACCGGCAAGCAGACCTTTATGCTTGACGTTGCACCATCTCGGCGAACACCGAAAATGGTTCCCCGTCCCGGTGTTATTATAACCGCTACATAGCAAAGGGGCAATATGTATAAGTTTTCTCCACAGCTGGGGTAGAAAATCTTAGCTAAACCTTGCCTCCAGGTTATCCGCTAAGGTGAAGACTATTATTCTTTCTCCAGTAATAGTACTGATATCGGTATGCAAACTTATTACTTTTTGACCAGTAATTTCTTCAATCATATCCTCTAATACGGACCTTAAGTTTTCTAATAACTGGGTCCTTACCCTTTTCACTAGAAGCTTACCTTCATGGGTTTGGGCAAGATGCTGTTCCGCTAGAGTTAATACTCCTTTTAGACGTACGTATATTTGATCTTCGAGAATAAAAGTCTTAACTTCTTGTGGACCTCTACCTAGATATTCCTTTTCAAATTTCATTAAAGCTTTGCTGATTTCATCTTCCAATTGGCCTTTCTTGAGAACCATCCCTATATGCTCCTGACCGGAATTTACTCTAATGAAACAAAAGCCCCCTCTTAACCATGTAATAATTACTTGGGGGCAGAGTGGTAAGTAAGAAACCTATAGAATTTATTTTTTGCTGGAGCCGGCGACCGGACTCGAACCGGTGACCTGCTGATTACAAGTCAGCTGCTCTACCAGCTGAGCTACGCCGGCAAAGCCTTGGTCGGGATGACAGGATTCGAACCTGCGACCCCCTGCTCCCAAAGCAGGTGCTCTCCCAAGCTGAGCTACATCCCGGACTGCCTTAATTTTAGCACGGCTTCTCGCTTATGGCAAGAACCAGGTTATCTATAATACTTTGTTGTGTTGCTCCAGCCTTCAAACTAAATGGACCACGGTAGCGTCCCTTAAGCCTCTAGTTATCCTTGAACCACAGCCCCTGCCCTCTCCCGTAGACGGCATATAGCGCATATACCTTCAGTAGTCACCTGGCCGCAGAGGGTGCACTCTCTAAGTTTTACATCCTCTTCAACAACCCGGAAAATATCTTTATGCTTTAAAAATCCCTTCATAAAGGCTAGCTTAGTACCGGGAGAGGCTTCCTCGATATGGTTTAGGGCCTCCTTATATAAGATCGTGGTAGCTCCCTCAGCATGAGGGCATTCCTCAGCCAGGAAAGGTATTCGCTGGATAAGGGCATACGCTAAGCATTCTCGCTCAGTCAAGGTATATAAAGGCTTAACCCTCTTGGCTAGTTTAGGATGGGTAGAGGGAAGATGCGGGTGCTGACGGGCGAGATATCCTGTCTGCCAGTGGAGGAGGTTGCCCAAGAGGGCTGCTACCTCATCGTCTAAATTATGGCCGGTAACTACGGTTGTGAAGCCACCTTCCACAGCGTAACGGTTAAAAAGATATCGTTTTACGCGGCCACATACCGCGCAGGGTACTCGCCTAGTTCTTTTCGCCAGCTCAGGAATACTTACTCCGAACTCTTCCTTTACAGAGATGATACGCAGATCCGCACCTTTTTCGGTGGCAAAGGCACTGCAAGCATCCCGGGAACGGTCGGAATACCCCGGAATACCCAAGTCCAAGTGCAGGGCTGTAACATTATACCCCAGGTGCAAGAGGGCATCCCACAGGCTCAAACTATCCTTGCCCCCAGAGACTACCAGGAGCAGCGGCTCGCTAGAAGAGAACATCTTATGGGCCTGGATATTACGCTTTACCTGCTTTAGAAAGTACTGCACAAAACAAAGAGGACAAAAGGCTGCATGGTGCTGGCGAACCTCTACAGAAGCCTTACCCCGGCAAATTTGGCAGCGCATACCTTACCCTCCTGAAACAGCCGGAAAAACCTCGATAACTTCATCATCCCGAATAAATTCGTCCCGAGTGAGGATAGTATTATTACGCACTACCAGATGGGACTCTAAGTTAATGTTAAGTTCCCTA harbors:
- a CDS encoding DUF2294 domain-containing protein, which produces MVLKKGQLEDEISKALMKFEKEYLGRGPQEVKTFILEDQIYVRLKGVLTLAEQHLAQTHEGKLLVKRVRTQLLENLRSVLEDMIEEITGQKVISLHTDISTITGERIIVFTLADNLEARFS
- a CDS encoding TIGR00269 family protein — its product is MRCQICRGKASVEVRQHHAAFCPLCFVQYFLKQVKRNIQAHKMFSSSEPLLLVVSGGKDSLSLWDALLHLGYNVTALHLDLGIPGYSDRSRDACSAFATEKGADLRIISVKEEFGVSIPELAKRTRRVPCAVCGRVKRYLFNRYAVEGGFTTVVTGHNLDDEVAALLGNLLHWQTGYLARQHPHLPSTHPKLAKRVKPLYTLTERECLAYALIQRIPFLAEECPHAEGATTILYKEALNHIEEASPGTKLAFMKGFLKHKDIFRVVEEDVKLRECTLCGQVTTEGICAICRLRERAGAVVQG
- the ltrA gene encoding group II intron reverse transcriptase/maturase, producing the protein MSSREGRRQPKILEGSYPREEAVNLRGTVGVPSPSPARVGEPPCGDGTDLMEKVVERSNMLRALRRVESNKGAAGVDGMEIKSLRPYLKEHWLRIREELLKGTYRPQPVRRVEIPKPDGGVRLLGIPTVLDRLIQQALLQALTPIFDPGFSEHSFGFRPGRNAHQAVKEAQGYIREGYRYVVDLDLEKFFDRVNHDILMARVARKVKDKRVLKLIRAYLKAGVMVGGICITSEEGTPQGGPLSPLLANIILDDLDKELERRGHKFVRYADDCNIYVKSQRAGLRVIESVKRFVEGRLKLKVNMEKSAVDRPWRRKFLGFSFTWEREPRIRLAPKTIKRFKDRIRQITRRNWSIELKQRIELLNTYLKGWIGYFRLIDTRSTLEALDEWIRRRLRMCLLKQWRKPRTRRRNLVALGIPEDWASLISESRKGYWRLANTPQVNKALGLKYWKDQGLTSLVERYLELRSAL
- a CDS encoding MoaD/ThiS family protein → MKVILHRPQRKEIEIPGGRKLIEIARELNINLESHLVVRNNTILTRDEFIRDDEVIEVFPAVSGG